The sequence GTGCTTGTGAAAAATGGGAAGGTATTAGTTGAAAGTCCATTGGTTGTAAAAGATTCGGTTGAAAAAGCTAGCTGGTGGACGTTATATAAACGTACATTTGGAAATTTTGCTAAGGTCAACTGATTGTCTAAATTTTGGACATTTCTGCGAATTTACACTAGTTTTGTCTTCTAGCAGGAGAATGATTTAAAAAAGGCGAAAGACTTTCTATACCTCAAAGCAAGGAGGCAATTTAGGTAATGAGTCTTTCGATTAATTTAGAAGTTGTACAAGAAGTCTTGTGTGTTCGCTTGAGTGGTGAATTGGATCACCATACCGCAGAACAGCTTAGGGAGGAGACAACAAGAGCCATTGAAAAGTATGGGATCCGCCATATCGTCCTTAATCTCCAGGAGCTTACCTTCATGGACAGCTCAGGACTCGGAGTCATTCTGGGACGGTACAAACAAATAAAACAAATGCACGGCGAAATGGTTGTTTGCGCCATCTCCCCAGCTGTTAAACGATTGTTTGATATGTCCGGTTTATTTAAAATAATAAGACAAGAGACAAATGAAGCTCTTGCTTTAGAAAAACTGGGGGTGGCGTAACTTGAAAAATGAAATGCATATTCAATTTAGTGCTCTAAGTCAAAACGAATCTTTTGCACGGGTAACAGTGGCCTCATTTATAGCCCAGTTAGATCCTACATTGGATGAACTAACGGAAATAAAGACGGTCGTATCAGAGGCTGTTACAAATGCGATCATTCATGGATATGAAAATATTCCCGATGGAATGGTCTACATTTCTGTAACAATCGAAGATGGAGCCTGTGAAATTACGATTCGTGATGAGGGCGTCGGGATCTCAGACATCAATGAAGCGAGACAGCCGCTGTTTACGACCAAACCTGAACTTGAGCGTTCTGGAATGGGCTTTACCATTATGGAAAACTTTATGGATGAAGTTGAGGTAGAGTCTGGACCAAGAGAAGGGACGACCATTCGCATGAAAAAGCAATTTGCTAAAAGCAAAGCGCTGTGCAATTAAGGAGTCTTGCTTATGGATGTTGAGGTAAAGATTGACACAACCCAAAGCTATTTAAAAGACCATGAAGTAAAGGAACTAATCGTAAAGGCGCAAAAAGGTGAACAAGAGGCAAAAGATACGATTGTACAGAAAAATATGCGGCTGGTATGGTCAGTTGTCCAACGTTTCTTGAATCGCGGCTATGAACCAGATGATCTTTTCCAAATTGGTTGTATTGGCCTGTTAAAATCAGTAGACAAATTTGACCTGAGCTATGATGTGAAATTTTCAACGTATGCAGTACCCATGATTATCGGGGAAATTCAGCGATTTATCCGTGATGATGGAACCGTGAAGGTGAGTCGATCTTTAAAAGAACTGGGGAATAAAATTAGACGTGCCAAAGATGAACTGTCTAAAATCAATGGCAGAGTTCCGACAGTAAGTGAAATTGCCGAGTATCTAGAAATTTCCGCAGAGGAAATCATTATGGCACAAGAAGCAAGCAGATCCCCGTCATCCATCCATGAAACTGTTTATGAGAATGATGGAGATCCTATCACTTTACTTGATCAGATTGCTGATCAGGAAGAGAATTTATGGTTTGATAAATTGGCGTTAAAGGAAGCCATCCGAGATTTAGATGATAGAGAACGGTTAATTGTGTATTTAAGATATTTTAAAGATCAGACTCAGTCTGAGGTAGCTGCCAGATTAGGGATTTCACAAGTACAGGTTTCCCGTCTGGAGAAGAAGATTTTACAACAAATGAAAGACCGAATGGACGATTAAATCAGTTCATTCGGTCTTTTTTTGTTCCAAGCTCATGCGGTGAACGGTTACTAATTATTGGACATCATGAAAAAAGGTGCCACGAACCATACTACCATTAGAGGGAAACTTTTTTCGAGGAAGTGTGTCGGATGGAAAATTCGATTTATATTCGCTTAAGACATCGCCTGCAAGTACGTCCCAATGAAAGGATTAAAGTAGGAGATGTGTCGCAAGTTATTGCTCCAGAAGAACTTCTCCAGCAAATCAAAAGACTCGTGATATATCAAATTAAAAAAGAAGATAACAATATTGTCATAATTGATGTAATGCTGGTGATTAAAAAGATTCTTGAAGTGTTCCCTGAGATTGATGTTCAGGCGATCGGGCCAACACAAACGATTGTAGAAATTATTTATCGTAAAAAAAGAGTATCCAAACTTCTTTTTATTTTAGTCTGGTTTCTATTATTTGTAGGCGCAGCTTTAACGATTATGAATTTTCATGAAGATGTAAGCATGCAAATTGTTCAGCAAAAGATCTATACCATGATTACTGGAGAAGAGGTACGTAAACCCCTTCTTTTTCAAATTCCATATTCTTTTGGTCTTGGATTAGGCATGATCCTATTTTTTAATCATGTTTTTAAAAAGCGCATTAACGAAGAACCTAGTCCTCTAGAAGTCGAAATGTTTAATTATCAGCAGGATTTAGATCGATATGTTTCATTAAAAGAAAATAAAGAGAGTATGAAACGTATTGATGATGATTAAACTGGCTCTAATCATATTTATTGGTTTTGCAGGGGGACTAGCAGTCGGAGCCGGTTTTGTCGCTTTCTTAACCGTACTGGGAATCATTCCAAGACTCACACAACTAACAAAAACAATGAAATACATTCACCGGTATGAATGGGCTGTTGTTACAGGAGCAGTCGCTGCTTGTTGGATCGACCTTCAAGACTTAATCTTTCATTTAAATGAAATTATTACGATTCCTTTAGGCCTTGCAAGCGGAATATTTGTAGGGATGCTGGCAGCAGCACTGACAGAGGTTTTAAATGTCTTTCCAATTCTTGCAAAAAGGATTCATATCGATGAAAAAATTATTATTTTATTAATGGCCATTGTTTTGGGGAAAATATCAGGATCATTGTTTCATTGGATTATCTTTGTGGACCTATAACCTTTGACAAAGGAGGCGCAGCGTTTGCCAGAACCTAAAGCGGTTATACTTGTAACGGATGGAGATGAATATGCTAAAAAAGCAATTGAATCAGTTGCACATTCAATCGGCGGGAGATGTATTTCCATGTCTCATGGGAACCCGAGTATTTTAACCGGTCAGGAACTGATTGAATTAATCCATCAAGCTCCCTCAGAACCCGTTTTTGTTATGTTCGATGATAGCGGCTATATAGGGGAGGGACCGGGTGAGACTGCATTGCTGTACGTAGCAAATCATCCAAGTGTTCATGTTTTAGGTGTAATCGCCGTTGCTTCCAAAACAAAACAGGCGGAATGGGCTAAAGTTGATATTTGTATCGATCAATACGGTGAACTGACGCCTTTCGGGGTAGATAAATTTGGAATACCTGAGATGGAAGCGGGCAGAATTAATGGTGACACCGTTTATAGTCTAGACCAAATGAATGTCCCTCTTATAGTTGGAATTGGGGATATTGGCAAAATGGGCGGCAAAGACTCATATAAAATCGGTTCACCAGTTACAAAAAAAGCGGTAGACATTATTCTTGAAAGGAGCGGTTTCAATGGCTGAGCATGAAAAACAGCATATACCGGCGGAATTAGCCAAACTGGAAGAATACATGAAGGAAAGAGTTGGCCTTGGAACTAGCTTTGATTTAGGAGTCAGAAAAGTAAAGATTTTAAAACAGGATGTAAATTTATATTTTATAAACGGATTATGCGATACCGCATTTATATTAGAAATCATGGAACAGCTGATTGAGATCAATGATCATGAAAAAGCCTCATCTGATGCTTATGATATTATTTTTAACCGTATCGTCCATCAATCGGTTTCACCTGTAAAGACTATAGATGAAATGGTGGATCATGTCCTTTCTGGGTCAATCTCCATAGTTGTAGAAGGAGCCGAATCAGCTCTAATCGTAGATGTCCGCAGTTATCCTGGTCGGCAGCCGCAAGAGCCGGATACAGAAAAAGTAGTCAGAGGATCCCGCGACGGGTTTGTAGAAAATATTATTGTTAACACCGCCCTCACACGCAGAAGAATAAGAGATGAAAAACTTCGCTTTGAGATGATTAAAGTGGGCGAACGCTCTAAAATGGATGTCTCGATTGCTTACATTAAGGATATTGCAAACCCAGATTTAGTTGAAGTGATCAGAAAAGAACTCCAGCAAATTAAAATAGATGGAACTACAATGGGGGATAAAGCAATTGAAGAATTTCTGGTCAAACAAGGGTACAATCCTTTTCCGTTAGTCCGGTATACAGAACGGGCTGATGTGGCCGCCACTCATCTGCTTGAAGGACACGTCTTAATTTATACAGATACATCACCAAGTATTATCATTACACCAACAACCTATTTCCATCATGTACAGCATGCAGAGGAATATAGAGAATCTGCTTTAGTCGGAACGTTTATCCGTTGGGTCCGTTTTATCGGTATTTTTACATCAATTGTGTTGCTCCCCTTATGGTTTTTATTTGTTCTTGAACCCAACCTTTTGCCTGAGAATTTAGCGTTTATTGGACCAAATGAACAGACTAACGTTCCGTTAGTTCTCCAGCTTTTTATTGCCGATATCGGCATAGAGTTTTTAAGAATAGCGGCGATTCATACTCCAACCCCGCTTTCGACTGCGATGGGTTTAATTGCAGCTGTTATGATAGGGGATATCGCGATACAAGTTGGAATCTTTGTTCCTGAAACGATTCTTTATGTGGCGATTGCAGCTGTTGGAACGTTTGCTACACCAAGCTACGAATTAAGTGTTGCGAATAAATTGGTACGTTTAAGTCTTTTATTATTAGTTTCTTTATTTGGTACCTATGGATTAGTGATTGGAATGACTGTTGTATTATTGGCGTTAGCAAGTGTCCGTTCTCTAAATACCCCTTACTTATGGCCGCTATTACCGTTTAATCCTGGTGCTTTTATGCAAATTGCGATTAGAAGATCAGTGCCAGGATCCAAAATCAGACCAAGCATTGTCCAGCCGAAAAACGTCCATAAGCAGCCTTAAAACCAACCCCGGGTTATCAGAGGAGGAAGCAACATTTTGTTCTCCCTTGATAGCCTTTTTTTTATTTTTGAGACATTTCTATGGTTCAATTTATTTATTTTTCACTTAAAATAATGGAAAGAACGTATAGTATGTCCTGAATATTGATACCCAATCATGAGTGTGGTAAAGTTAATTTTATTACAATAACGGATTAAAGAAACAAAAGCTAACTGAGTTACTAATAGAAGTGGGGAATGTAGATTGAAGCATTTTTTATATGGAAACCAATCAATTAATGAAAATGGCCATTTAACAGTTGATGGATTAGATACGATTGAATTAGCTGAAAAATATGGAACCCCGTTATATATATATGATGTTGGCTTAATCAGACAAAAAGCTCGTGATTTTCAAGAAGCTTTTAAAAAACTGGGCATTTCTTATCAGGTGGCATATGCGAGCAAAGCTTTTTCTTGTATTGGTTTGATTCAAATTGTCGATGAAGAGGGTCTGTCCCTTGATGTAGTATCAGGCGGGGAATTGTATACAGCGATTGCTGCTGGTTTTCCTCCAGAAAAAATTCACTTTCACGGGAATAATAAAAGCGATGAAGAGCTGATGATGGCACTAGAATATGAAATTGGCTGTATCGTAGTGGACAATGAATATGAATTATCCAGACTGATTCAATTGCTAAATGAAAGTCAAAAGAAAATGCAAATTTTAATTCGGGTTACACCAGGAATTGAAGCTCATACCCATGACTATATTTTAACGGGTCAGGAAGATTCTAAATTCGGATTTGATTTGCAAAATGGGCAGGCTGAAAAAGCAGTTCGTCAGGCAATTGCATGTGAGCATATCGAACTTTTAGGAATTCATTGTCATATAGGTTCGCAAATATTTGAAACAACTGGTTTTGTATTGGCAGCCCGGAAAATTATGGAGAAGCTGCGTGACTGGAAGGACAGCTTTGGGTTTGAGGCAAAAGTCCTTAATCTCGGAGGAGGCTTTGGGATTCGTTATACAAAAGACGATGATCCCATTCCGCCGAGCAGCTATATCTATGAAATGATGAAAGAAGTTATGGAGCAGGTGAAGGAGCAAGGGTTAACTCAGCCAGAAATATGGATTGAACCTGGCCGATCGCTCGTGGGTGACGCCGGAATTACGCTGTATAAAATTGGTTCTCAAAAGATAGTTCCAGAGGTCAGAAAGTATCTGGCTGTCGATGGAGGTATGAGTGATAATATTCGCCCGGCCCTTTATGAAGCCAAATATGAAGCAGTTCTTGCGAATCGGATGAATGAAGAAGCAGAAGAAGTAGTTTCAATTGCCGGAAAATGCTGTGAGTCTGGCGATATGCTGATATGGGATTTGCCGTTGCCGCATGCAAAGGTCGGTGATTATTTGGCTGTCTTTTGTACTGGTGCTTACGGGTATTCCATGGCAAATAATTATAATCGAATCCCAAGGCCGCCGGTTGTTTTTGTTGAAAATAAAGAAGACCAGCTGGTCATTGAAAGAGAAACGTATAAAGACCTTATCAAGCTTGATTTGCCCTTTTCAAGAAAAAAAGTCGAAACGCTTGACTGATTAATTATCCTTGACTTAAAGTAAAATTTGGCAAAGTGAGAACCTAGAAACGTTGCAATTGAGTCAGTAGGTGGGTATTCGTTGAGAAAAAAACAGATCATTCTATTTATAAGCTTTTTAGCAGGCAGTTTATTATGGGCAGCCATATATTTGTTTTATATTCTAAAATAATCCTGGTTGAAACTCCCTAATTAATACGTTACCATTATGGGAAGTAAATCTATGGTTTTTCCTAGTATACTTTAACAGTAAATGGAAATACTATATACAAAAAAAGGTTTTTTATAAGAGGGATTTTAATGTTAATTCGCTATAAAAAGAATTTTGAGAAGATTGCGATGGGCTTATTATCTTTTATGCCAAATGAAAAAGATGTTAAAAAGCTTCAACAATCAATTAAAACCTATGAAACCGACCCTTCCTGGCAGCTTTTCCTTTGGAAGGAAGGAGAGGATATTATTGGACTTATCGGTGTTATAAAACATGAGAATTCTTTTGAAATTCAGCATATTTCCGTTAATCCGTCTCACCGTGAACAAGGAGTAGGAAAAGCAATGATTCAGGCATTAAAAGAAATGTATCCTGATTTCACTATAACGGCCAATGATCTAACTTCATCGTTTTACGCAAAATGTACGGAAGAATAAAAATAATTCCTTTAACCGAATTTGCGGGCGGTCTATTAATAGATAAAAGAAAGAGTCTCAGAAAGAACTCTTTCTTTTTTTTCTGATTGCTTCTTTTCTTGATTCTTCAACCTCTGTGCGATCACGCATTTTATGTTTGTGGATTATGTCAGCAGACGGGAAAGCTTCAGCAGATCCAAATGTCCAACTATGCTCCTTGCAGACTTCTATACATTCAATCAGCAGTTTTTTATCGAGAATAGGAAGATTTACACTTTTATACGGTTGATTGTTCTCAATTTTTTTGATTTGCTCGTTCAGTAATTTAAAATATAGTTTGGCGTCAAGTCCTAATTTTTCTAATGCGGACTGTTCAGACGTAAGCGTATTTTTAGACTTCTTAAACATTTTTTTCGCTCCAGTCAGGTTCCCTCTCCGATAGTGATAAAACCCAACTGCTGTTTGAATCAATCCTACCCAGATCCTTTCTGAATTGCCTTCTGGACTTTTCCAATATTCCTCCAACACTTCATGACATTCAAAATAATCCCGATTTCCATGAAAATATGATAAAAATAATATATAACTATACGGATACAAGGGAATTCCCCCTTTTATGAAAATTCTTCTTTTAACTAGGGTACCATGATTCCAAAAATGAAGGAAATCTTTAAATAAATCAATTTTTTATTGGAGTTACTAGAAGAATCCTCTATACTTAAGGTTAGTTTCATTTGAAATTTACAAGTAGGCGTGAGTATAATGGAATATTTAGTGAAAATTGATGCTTTTGAAGGTCCGCTAGATTTATTATTACATCTGATTCAAAAGCTTGAAATTGATATATATGATATCCCAATGAAAGAAATAACCGAACAATATATGTCTTATATTCATACAATGCAAGAGCTTCACTTGGATGTGGCCAGTGAATATTTAGTTATGGCCGCTACTTTGCTTGCAATTAAAAGTAAAATGCTTCTGCCAAAACAAGATCCGGAAATGCTGATAGATGATGAGTATCAGTATGAAGAAGATCCGCGTGAAGAATTAGTGGAACGCCTGATCGAATATAAAAAATATAAAGAAGTGGCCAAGGAGCTAAAGGACCGGGAAGAAGAAAGAAGTCTTATGTTTACGAGGCCGCCTATCGATTTATCTCAATACGAGAAAACAGAAATTCCGGCTAATATTGATTTAAATGTCAGTGTATATGACATGATTGCAGCCTTTCAGAAATTACTAAGACGAAAACGGCTGCAGCGTCCGCTTTCAACACGGATTACGAGACAGGACATATCAATTGAGCAAAGAATGGATGACATCCGAGCATTGCTGCATCCATACTTTAAGAAGCCGTTTTTTGAATTATTCCAGTATCAGGATAAGTCACAATTGGTCGTTACTTTTTTAGCTTTATTAGAACTGTTAAAAAGAAATGAAATTACCGTTCAACAGCAGGATAATTTTTCAGAACTTTTTATTTTAGCTGTGTAACTGGGGTGAAGGGTGATGTTTGTGAATTGGCAGGGAATTATTGAAAGTCTTTTATTTGCTGCAGGAGACGAAGGGCTGACTAGTAAACAGATTGCTTCGGTCCTTGAAAAACCGGAAGCGGAAATCCGAACACTCATACATGAGATGAAAAAGGATTACGATGAGTCTACTAGGGGATTAACAATTGTTCAATTTGGTGATACCTATGAATTGGTAACCAAAAAAGAATTCGCTGATTATTTAAAGATGCTGGTAGAATCTCCACATCAGCATTCACTTTCCCAAGCTGCACTTGAAACGCTTGCTATTATTGCCTATCGTCAGCCAATTACAAGAGTAGAAATTGAAGAAATTCGGGGGGTTAAAACAGAACGCCCAATTCAAACCTTAATGGCAAAGGGATTAATAGAAGAATGCGGCCGTGCAGAAGGAACAGGACGGGCTTATCTATACGGGACGACGAAAACCTTCTTAGACGTTTTTGGCTTAAAGGACCTTAATGAATTGCCTAAGCTGCCGGATGATGTTGATGACCAAGATGTTCAAAATGAAGCCGATCTCTTTTTTGAAACCTTCCAGGAAAGATTAGATGTTTGATTTTTCAGACAAAAATATTTTTCCTTATGGTAGAATAGGATAAAGTACCAAGTTGATACTCTGCCTACCTGGAAGGAGGATTTTGTTTGGAAATCTTAGCTCTTAGCGGGGTTGAATTAGAAAAAGCTCAGCCTAATTCCCCAGAGGATGGCTTCTCAAGAAGTATAGTTACATACATAGACGGAGATAAAGAATACACCTTTCAATTGCTTTATGTGCGTTACTTTGAAGAGCTGATTATTAAAGAAACACCTTATTCTGAACAGCCCTTATTTTTTTCTGGGACAACACCTTGTTATATTCGGGATCTGGCTGCATGGATTTATTTAATGGCAAATCCCGCGGCGATAGGGAAAAAAGAAGTGTATCTTCATGATGAAACCCCTTTAGTAAATGCATTCAGACAAACGAATTGGGAGCAAGCTGAAAAAATGTTTAGTGAATTTTGTACAAATAAGAAAGCAACCGTCCGTTCTCCCATATTATTTATAAAACAGCCATGAAATCATTCAATTAGGAGGAGTTAGTGTGGCTCATTCTTTAGTAAAGATACAAATCCAGCATGCAAATTCATTCCTGGAAGAGTCTGTAGCAAGGATTGAACAATTTCTAAATACGACAACCCTTC is a genomic window of Bacillus oleivorans containing:
- the spoIIAA gene encoding anti-sigma F factor antagonist; the protein is MSLSINLEVVQEVLCVRLSGELDHHTAEQLREETTRAIEKYGIRHIVLNLQELTFMDSSGLGVILGRYKQIKQMHGEMVVCAISPAVKRLFDMSGLFKIIRQETNEALALEKLGVA
- the spoIIAB gene encoding anti-sigma F factor produces the protein MKNEMHIQFSALSQNESFARVTVASFIAQLDPTLDELTEIKTVVSEAVTNAIIHGYENIPDGMVYISVTIEDGACEITIRDEGVGISDINEARQPLFTTKPELERSGMGFTIMENFMDEVEVESGPREGTTIRMKKQFAKSKALCN
- the sigF gene encoding RNA polymerase sporulation sigma factor SigF, giving the protein MDVEVKIDTTQSYLKDHEVKELIVKAQKGEQEAKDTIVQKNMRLVWSVVQRFLNRGYEPDDLFQIGCIGLLKSVDKFDLSYDVKFSTYAVPMIIGEIQRFIRDDGTVKVSRSLKELGNKIRRAKDELSKINGRVPTVSEIAEYLEISAEEIIMAQEASRSPSSIHETVYENDGDPITLLDQIADQEENLWFDKLALKEAIRDLDDRERLIVYLRYFKDQTQSEVAARLGISQVQVSRLEKKILQQMKDRMDD
- a CDS encoding stage V sporulation protein AA; this encodes MENSIYIRLRHRLQVRPNERIKVGDVSQVIAPEELLQQIKRLVIYQIKKEDNNIVIIDVMLVIKKILEVFPEIDVQAIGPTQTIVEIIYRKKRVSKLLFILVWFLLFVGAALTIMNFHEDVSMQIVQQKIYTMITGEEVRKPLLFQIPYSFGLGLGMILFFNHVFKKRINEEPSPLEVEMFNYQQDLDRYVSLKENKESMKRIDDD
- a CDS encoding stage V sporulation protein AB, with translation MMIKLALIIFIGFAGGLAVGAGFVAFLTVLGIIPRLTQLTKTMKYIHRYEWAVVTGAVAACWIDLQDLIFHLNEIITIPLGLASGIFVGMLAAALTEVLNVFPILAKRIHIDEKIIILLMAIVLGKISGSLFHWIIFVDL
- a CDS encoding stage V sporulation protein AE, with amino-acid sequence MPEPKAVILVTDGDEYAKKAIESVAHSIGGRCISMSHGNPSILTGQELIELIHQAPSEPVFVMFDDSGYIGEGPGETALLYVANHPSVHVLGVIAVASKTKQAEWAKVDICIDQYGELTPFGVDKFGIPEMEAGRINGDTVYSLDQMNVPLIVGIGDIGKMGGKDSYKIGSPVTKKAVDIILERSGFNG
- a CDS encoding spore germination protein translates to MAEHEKQHIPAELAKLEEYMKERVGLGTSFDLGVRKVKILKQDVNLYFINGLCDTAFILEIMEQLIEINDHEKASSDAYDIIFNRIVHQSVSPVKTIDEMVDHVLSGSISIVVEGAESALIVDVRSYPGRQPQEPDTEKVVRGSRDGFVENIIVNTALTRRRIRDEKLRFEMIKVGERSKMDVSIAYIKDIANPDLVEVIRKELQQIKIDGTTMGDKAIEEFLVKQGYNPFPLVRYTERADVAATHLLEGHVLIYTDTSPSIIITPTTYFHHVQHAEEYRESALVGTFIRWVRFIGIFTSIVLLPLWFLFVLEPNLLPENLAFIGPNEQTNVPLVLQLFIADIGIEFLRIAAIHTPTPLSTAMGLIAAVMIGDIAIQVGIFVPETILYVAIAAVGTFATPSYELSVANKLVRLSLLLLVSLFGTYGLVIGMTVVLLALASVRSLNTPYLWPLLPFNPGAFMQIAIRRSVPGSKIRPSIVQPKNVHKQP
- the lysA gene encoding diaminopimelate decarboxylase, whose translation is MKHFLYGNQSINENGHLTVDGLDTIELAEKYGTPLYIYDVGLIRQKARDFQEAFKKLGISYQVAYASKAFSCIGLIQIVDEEGLSLDVVSGGELYTAIAAGFPPEKIHFHGNNKSDEELMMALEYEIGCIVVDNEYELSRLIQLLNESQKKMQILIRVTPGIEAHTHDYILTGQEDSKFGFDLQNGQAEKAVRQAIACEHIELLGIHCHIGSQIFETTGFVLAARKIMEKLRDWKDSFGFEAKVLNLGGGFGIRYTKDDDPIPPSSYIYEMMKEVMEQVKEQGLTQPEIWIEPGRSLVGDAGITLYKIGSQKIVPEVRKYLAVDGGMSDNIRPALYEAKYEAVLANRMNEEAEEVVSIAGKCCESGDMLIWDLPLPHAKVGDYLAVFCTGAYGYSMANNYNRIPRPPVVFVENKEDQLVIERETYKDLIKLDLPFSRKKVETLD
- a CDS encoding GNAT family N-acetyltransferase, giving the protein MLIRYKKNFEKIAMGLLSFMPNEKDVKKLQQSIKTYETDPSWQLFLWKEGEDIIGLIGVIKHENSFEIQHISVNPSHREQGVGKAMIQALKEMYPDFTITANDLTSSFYAKCTEE
- a CDS encoding DUF309 domain-containing protein, with protein sequence MYPYSYILFLSYFHGNRDYFECHEVLEEYWKSPEGNSERIWVGLIQTAVGFYHYRRGNLTGAKKMFKKSKNTLTSEQSALEKLGLDAKLYFKLLNEQIKKIENNQPYKSVNLPILDKKLLIECIEVCKEHSWTFGSAEAFPSADIIHKHKMRDRTEVEESRKEAIRKKRKSSF
- a CDS encoding segregation/condensation protein A, yielding MEYLVKIDAFEGPLDLLLHLIQKLEIDIYDIPMKEITEQYMSYIHTMQELHLDVASEYLVMAATLLAIKSKMLLPKQDPEMLIDDEYQYEEDPREELVERLIEYKKYKEVAKELKDREEERSLMFTRPPIDLSQYEKTEIPANIDLNVSVYDMIAAFQKLLRRKRLQRPLSTRITRQDISIEQRMDDIRALLHPYFKKPFFELFQYQDKSQLVVTFLALLELLKRNEITVQQQDNFSELFILAV
- the scpB gene encoding SMC-Scp complex subunit ScpB, coding for MMFVNWQGIIESLLFAAGDEGLTSKQIASVLEKPEAEIRTLIHEMKKDYDESTRGLTIVQFGDTYELVTKKEFADYLKMLVESPHQHSLSQAALETLAIIAYRQPITRVEIEEIRGVKTERPIQTLMAKGLIEECGRAEGTGRAYLYGTTKTFLDVFGLKDLNELPKLPDDVDDQDVQNEADLFFETFQERLDV